The following DNA comes from Vespa velutina chromosome 11, iVesVel2.1, whole genome shotgun sequence.
ACCAATAACATTTTCTCCTCGAGTAGGTACATAACTGTAAGAAAAGCATATATCAAATAAGATGtaactttaaataattttaaatattaaaaatctaacCGTTTTTGATAATTGTTTACATAATATACAGCAGGAGATCGTTTTTTCAGAATACCAgctttacaaataaaaactgTGTCAGCTTCACGTCGAAGTCCAGGTCCCAATACAACTGTTTCTTTtacatcatttttaaaaatatcttttacaatATCCCCTGGCATAACAACATCATCAACATTAACCTCCATGTTTCAAATCGCagaaaattctaatttaaatgttaatccAAAATAAGACAATAGTCGAggaaatatatctaaataaaaaaaaaataatttgatattaattcaaCTTATTAATCAACAATTCACAAACTTCTAATTCAAATTTTCTAGTACAAATGTAAACAATATAGTAAAACTCTTAAcctatattaataaacatacaCTAAGATAACCTCATTCTAGTCTAATACATTGTCGTAAAAAcatcgtaatttttttaatacattactCGTATATCTAaagtacattatattatatgcaatattgtgtattttataaaaattaaacattttaatacatAGCACAACACGTGCTATGatagataatatcattaacaatttaatttttattttatagttacAGTATATTatgcaaaatattataaaactaatTAGATTGAATTTGAATACATAttgataaaatcattaaatatatattaattgtgtTAATACGCAATATGTAATGcgtatttcataaatataagttCAATCATTATGCAACAAGAAtgtttaaaatagaaaagcttAATTATTGGTAAATAAGGACAAAATTGcctttttaactttttgtCCATTTATATTCTCGAGAATTCCGTTCAGCAGATTGAAAATGCACCTTTGCATTTAAGTTTCTATTCACCATCAGAGGGAGATGAAACCGAATAAAAGTTCAagttttagaattattaaGCGACAACTGATTTGAAGTTACTTCAAAAGcaataaatcttatatacCGGCAGATTTTGCGAGTAATTAgtgataatttaattacaatagtTTAAACATtaggaatattattttacaatattacaaatatgttGATCAAAGTGAAGGTAAGAACATAATATATTgacataatttataaaactatTGTTAAcctatcattttattatctgaatttttatttttcagacTCTCACAGGGAAAGAGGCaagtattttaaaatcaacgtgactattaaaatattcaatggtattatatctgtatttttgaataaaatagtAACATAATACATTACTATGTTTATTGAGTTGGAAAGAATTAGACACTTTGTAAAGacttttgtaaattaaaagttatttattctattaaaatgtattttatatatgattgaTTTTATGTACATTAGCAATAGATAATCTTTATCAATTCTATAGATTGAAATAGACATAGAACCTACTGATAAAGTAGAAAGAATCAAAGAAAgagtggaagaaaaagagggaataCCGCCACAACAGCAGCGGTTAATATTTTCTGGCAAACAgatgtacgtatatttattaaattgtttttttaaagaaactataaagtataaaaattgatttaatactCAAGATTTGaacaattttaatgatatttattattaaacattaatgtAGCATATACTTATAgcttaatgatataattattatattataatgaagatAGTAGTAATACTGTTTATAAGAAAATCTCAAATTTTTAGAATCTACATAATTCATATCTTTTAAGAATGCATCAgtttaaatcaatatatacatatatgatttcAGGAACGACGAAAAAACAGCACAGGATTATAAAGTACAAGGTGGATCAGTGCTGCATTTGGTACTTGCATTAAGGGGAGgtttataattactatactTCGTTTTTCATATGACTttgtgattaattaaaaagcaaaTGCACGAGGCTACTTGTAAGGAAAACAATACATCAACCTATTAAAAGTTGCACTTACtctaattaaaaagtttttcgaGTAGAGCCTGCAACTTAAAAGTTATTCAAAGATTACATTCacaatatatgaatatttaacaatatatcTTAGCTATAAATGATGAGTTTGTAATGTgaccattaaaaatatttcttagcTTCTAAATATACTGGTTTTTACTTAATTCAATGCAGTAACTATTTAAATCTATGACACATAGTGGAAAAACGACAGTGAATAAATGATCGCAgacttataatatttaattttcaatgttttcgttttctttctctatatttttttttttttttctaaaatagctagattaaaaactttattataaGACATaacataaaatgtattaactagttttaataatttctaatactgATAACACAAAGTTTGCTTAAgaaaaagtatgaaatatacatagatttaaattctaatttttatgtTCAATGTTCTTATAGCatagaattagaaataaaatgaacacTGTTGCTGTTCGTTAATAtgttataagataaaataaatctgcTTCTTAATTTCTATGATATCTACTATTGTGAGTTGCTCGGCTCCATTTAGTTTTGAAGAAACGATGACAGATCCCACAATATGCTGCAACGTTCGATGAATTTTCATGTTTGGATGTGATGTGTCGTAGAAGTGCGTGTTGCGTTGTACAAGTAACACCACATTTCTTGCATTGTAGAAGCCGAGATACAGAAGAAGTTTGTATATTTCGTGCTGGTTTCCTTGTTCCCGAAGattctataaatttatacttAAATTTACCttccaaaattattattaattgaaaatccTTTTTAAATCCCCCATTTTGTTTGATtacatgtaatattaaatattaatatggtACTCCAAGAATagattacaatataaataaaaagttctaTAAAAACATAACACTAACAAATGTTACATCATTTTATTCAAATGTTATCAAAACGTTAGTGCTTTTTagttatatttcatatataattgtgATGCAGATTATGAATTCTTCAGGTTGTACTCTGAGATAATTAAAAGCGCGGGAAACCGATTGCGAATTAAACTGCAAACcgatcgtaaaatatataattcattgaaagaatgaaaaattggACAGGAAAGGTACATcacaaatcattttatttacattacagCGATAACATCTTTAAGCATAGTCTTACATTGCCTTTGATTACGTTACAAACTCGCAGATATAagatctataataaaatacatacgtatttaacgagaacgaaaaatattcgttcTTTATAACGCGAACGTTCAACGTCATTGTATCTACAGAATAGCTCCGTCTATGATCATTGTGAATCAATCTATGCACGTTTAATCGgtgctttttcattttttttttgtttttgtttttcgtttctttttttctcgtttatatcattattaaacttagaaataaataaatacgcaTTAGTTTTTTGCATTGcgattgtttatttatatatattactacgTACTTCTTGTGCAAATTAGTTTTAAGCCGAACGTACTTATTACGATGGATGCTCCTTAGCCGGTTTAAAATCTAAATCGTATTTtagaaatttcgaaaatttcttctttaccgACCATGCAATGTCTTTCATGTTTTGCTTTTTTGAACAAATTCTtaggaaataaaaacgatttacgTGTTATTTTGAAGAATCTCGTTATCACGTATACACTCATTTACGTCTATGttatacgattttttcttacaattaaatcgttttttaaatgttttctttttcgtcatgTTATTATGATCAAACATGTCCCCTTGTTATATTATGTACtttcatcgaataaaaatcatgGCAATCATCTTCAATGATtagtttacaaaatttttgtatttcagTATTTTAGTTTTTCATCTAACGAATTACCGACCGagtaaatcattaatttttttttaggtcGATAAATTAGATTAACGGCTTAAGAGCAAACATTACATTTTCTCGCCAttgcatttttatcttttttttttcttttttattttttttctttttttcttttttttatgtgcaCACGAGTACGTTacttaagaattttttctgaATGATcacttatataataataaatacgaatattCAATGTATAAGCAACACTTACTATGCAAATTTGCATAGGTGCGTACGCAGcatttatagtaattatcataatcattCTAAATACCGTTACGATCAAAATCGACGGAATAAtcaataaatgttatttcaacaaaaatattattcataaaaattataataaaaaacaaacaaaacaaaaatgaaaaaatccgTGATCAAAATTTGAATCAAATTAATCTTAGATTTGATTAgcgttatattttatcgaagtaAGGGAGGTCTCATTTTTACTATACCATAACGCAACGttcttaagaaaaagaaaaaaaagaaaaaaaaataataatactgttataaataaatttacaaaaaatcgGATAAATTTACGCCAATCATAAGTTTCTCGTCCCATATTTGATTGGTTACAACGAGTTACgatagttttcttttaacgtTACTCAAGCTACTTATAATTGAATACAATCACTtatattgtgtgtgtatatatatatatatatatacacacgcaaacacatatatatcatatattattaacgactTATACGTATGCACAACGTTACGATCAAGCATGTGTCTCCATAAATGGAacgatatttttacatttattattataaatggcTAATTTtgtgtaaatattttacaagacCTTTGTCTCAGCTAGCGTTCTTCAACGttcgcgtttcttttttctttgtcggtaaataattttcttcgaacatATGTAACATCGCGTAATCCATACACATATCTTTCttgatttcgatcgaatttatgaaattattgaaattttcattatttctttcttagcGTCGAACTCGTCGAGTTGAGAGAAATACTATAGCTCTCTGTGTCacataatatttgttttggtttttctcttctttttttcttttttcttttttttttttttgcaagggGTTAATCATCATGGCAAGCCGGTAACAAAATCAACAGGTCATTACtatagataatttataatctttacaTTGTGTCGTTCAACTATGGTAAATATCTGAAAAGATAATGCATTAAACATGGAAACTAGATAGCCGCGTGTAAGGCACTGTCTATACGGTGATTTCGAAGCAGCTAAAACCATCGTCGATCACAAAGAAAACCTTTTTAtatccatttctctttttttttgttttttttttgttggttatttatttttaacttcttccttcatttctttcgagTTTCTTggtatctatgtataatgtgttcgtatgtgtacgtacgtaaaaaacttgaacataatttttacgaaaagGTACGAAGttgatctttctttcgatttttgttcgttcgacTTTTTCAATGAAGatccgatcgatttttttttctttttttcttcgttcttttgtttttctttctttcttttttattacggGATGTCAACTTATGATTTCCGATTCAAAAGAGATGATGTTTTATGAGGGATGATACAAAATCGATTTATGATTGCAAGTAATCGCTGGAAAAGGATATGGCTGATTATAAGAGCAAAGTTTTGTCTTTTTtgcacattttttctttttctttcagttttataaacttttttttcaagtttGTATCTCAGAATAGTAATAcaaaatcgaaatgaaaatttgcaTATGATTtgttataaagagagaaagagaaagagaaagagaaagagaaagagaaagagaaagaaagagagagacagagagagagaaagagagagagagagagcatgagGCTGATGACGTGAAAAGGAactctaaaaaatatttatattaatatataaataaataaactaacgCAAAATCTAAACGGAGAGAtcacaaatattaattagaattattctCTAAACTCAGTCATCGGCGActagaaaatgaaaacgagcATGTTATGCATttgcataattattattattatcatctttttttccttttttcaatagATATTAGCTTTCACGATTAAGATAAAGGACAACTTGTAAATGATCATCgattatccttaatatattatatctactaATTTTCGATATTCAAATGTAACCATTCTTTCGTATATCTTATCTCCACTTTAGAACGTGTATTCAAACGGATGTTTCAAAACCATCCTCTTCATCAATTTCaatagaatataatgaaaagaaaagaagaaaaaaaaataaataaataaaagaaagagaaaaataaataagcaaaagaattattacacattattattcgttaaaattttgaatttcgcGCCCTCGAAGTCGAATTTACTTATTGatcgatcaataaatattaaaaacaaaactgATCGAGGGATATTACAAGAATGATGAATGGTGAGAGGaaagtaaatatacataaaatataaaaaaaaaagaaacaatattgcaggacaaggaaaaaaattcctttttcgACGCGCcgagaaataaatcaaatgttGACTCGATTGTTTTATTGTgttatagatagagaaaaagaaaaagagaaagagagagagagagagagagagagagagagagacagagagagaaggggtgagagagaaagggagagatagaaggggagaggagagagagaaagagagagagagagaacaggagaggagagagaaaaatagttgTCGcgccgataaaaaaaaaaaccaatagacgatcgtttaaattacgagtccaatttttttctcggATTGCGTTGCCTCTGCATCGTTTTTTGCCATTGCATGTTATGTTTCAGACGCATATGACGTCGCAGGTCGGTTCTACGACTGAGAGTGGTGTGACATAGGATGCAGGTCGTCTGGTTGCGATGCACTTCAAGGTGCTGGGTCAGCGAAGCAAGGTGCTTGTAAACGCTTCCGCAGAGTCTGCAGGAAAAACGTCCTGGACCCTGCACCACCACTTGACCAGTTGTATCGCCAACATGCTTCCAATTGCGTCCCACCCCCCCTGCAACACATTAATAGCCACGTGACCCGCGTGATTCCTCATAATAAAAAGCCTTTGCAATTACAATGCATGGTATgctttatgtatatgtatacgtgtctATTTTTAGTaagtgtacgtgtatgtaagAAAGGAGACATGAGAATAAGGAATTGGAAAGACaatgaaaaatagagagagagagagaaagaggaagagaaagagaaagaagaagagaaaaagagagaaagagagagagagagagagagagagagagagagagagggagagagagagataagaacatgtaacataaatttatcattatttattttctacgtgTACGATTGTTATGTTCGTGATTTATGCCTTCGTGACTTTTTAAACTATTTATCCTTATCAAcgttatctctttatctttctatttgtttctttcttttattttccacttctttctgttaattttctttattgaattttatttttatttattaatataaaagctTGGAAAAATATACGTAAGTCACGAGTGCATGTTCGAATTACGTGCAATCGTGTTGTCGTTAAAaatgatcgtttttatcaataaGAGAGATCGTTTTACACTTCAAATTCAGTCttgattgtttcttttttggaaTTTTACGAAGTAGCGTTTTAAATTTCGCGCATtgaaaattatgttaaattaaaaagttatttaaatattcctgTAATTTGAATATCTCTGTGTAGATATAATTAAGGGAagctttcatttatataatatgataatgcTGAACACAAACCATTGAAAGCGAAAAGGCGGTTTTTGTGATTAGTGTGTatgatatctatgtatgtatgtgtgcatgtatgtatatatgtatgtatgtatgtatgtaaacatgtatgtatgtatgtatgtgtacttccagtttgcaaatttttttttcatgagcACACGACTAAAAACGTAACAAGCTTGCTACTTTCACGTTATTCACAGAGCCTTCTAAATCCATGTAATCGTCCTTTTGTGCGAATTTCGAggcaattaataatataaacgtttAGAAGTAtgctaaatatataatgacaagttttttttttgtggaaAATGCGTGTGGGTCAACGTGCACCGTATTAACAGAAGGGGGCGGGGTTGGGGGAGTGTTATAAAGGGTGGACGACTCATAGGATAAATAAGTCATCGAACGAAACTTAGCTTTTGACAAAACATAAATCGTGACTCGtgacaatatttaaatgataaaattaatccgTAGTATCATTCATGTTTAATAATCGCGATTATAATTGAGATTagaatttgtatatattaatttgttactCTTTGTCGGTGGTGGTGATgcaaaatcataaaaaattattcaatcaatgaatcaatcaataaataaattgaaaacgCAATGAAACCGGAAACAAAATGGCggatttaattatcattcattTCCATTTTTGTTTTCGAGTTAATCCACGTAACACGTTTCTAAATCCagcttttttgcttttctttttttttttaccttcgtTTCTTATCAgattaattatgttaaaagTGACCTCTAACAGCCTTTAAGTTTAATATCTTGaattagtattataaatatttgaagtataatgttttataatctaatatattattatttttttttcttttatatataacatgctTTTTCGATAAACGTGTAGATAAGTaataaatcgtataatttctgtgcttttaaatatacatacatacgttagATTAAAATGACGAAGTCgctttgtattatattactatCGAATACATCGTTTTCTCATTTGatacattatttaatagataatttgTAGAATTTTCGTTTACATAGTAATCATTTGAACGAATTTGTTAATATACTTACttcataaagataatatagaaGCGCAG
Coding sequences within:
- the LOC124953066 gene encoding NEDD8 yields the protein MLIKVKTLTGKEIEIDIEPTDKVERIKERVEEKEGIPPQQQRLIFSGKQMNDEKTAQDYKVQGGSVLHLVLALRGGL